The Desulfohalovibrio reitneri genome contains a region encoding:
- a CDS encoding rhomboid family intramembrane serine protease — MIPLKDSIPNVHRPWTVYVLLGCNSLTFLFELLLHPKARMHFIQLFGVIPERYFGGQASWTGDPLLDAVPFLAYMFLHSGWMHFLLNMWVLWIFADNVEDVMGHGRFAAFYVACGLLAVFGHMLLNTQSQVPVIGASGAIAGVMGAYFLLYPHGRVLTLIPIFFFPYIVELPAVLFLGLWFVLQFLSGMAQGAGGSGAGVAFWAHAVGFVAGMLLLPLFRRRERCYYCYNKDRKRYEREAS; from the coding sequence TTGATCCCGCTCAAGGACAGCATCCCCAACGTGCACCGTCCCTGGACGGTCTACGTCCTTCTGGGATGCAACTCCCTCACCTTCCTCTTCGAGCTGCTGCTGCATCCCAAGGCGCGGATGCACTTCATCCAGCTCTTCGGGGTCATCCCGGAACGCTACTTCGGCGGACAGGCCTCCTGGACCGGCGATCCCCTTTTGGACGCCGTGCCCTTCCTGGCGTACATGTTTCTGCACAGCGGCTGGATGCATTTTCTGCTGAACATGTGGGTCTTGTGGATCTTCGCGGACAACGTGGAGGACGTCATGGGCCACGGCCGCTTCGCGGCCTTCTATGTGGCCTGCGGCCTGTTGGCGGTATTCGGCCACATGCTGCTCAACACCCAGTCACAGGTGCCGGTCATCGGCGCCTCCGGGGCCATCGCCGGGGTCATGGGGGCCTATTTCCTCCTTTACCCCCACGGCCGGGTGCTGACCCTCATTCCCATTTTTTTCTTCCCCTACATCGTGGAGCTTCCCGCCGTGCTGTTCCTGGGGCTGTGGTTCGTGCTGCAGTTCCTTTCCGGCATGGCCCAGGGCGCGGGGGGAAGTGGGGCCGGAGTGGCGTTCTGGGCACACGCGGTGGGATTCGTGGCGGGAATGTTGCTTCTCCCCCTGTTCCGAAGGCGTGAGCGGTGTTATTATTGCTATAATAAAGATAGGAAAAGATACGAACGGGAGGCTTCCTGA
- a CDS encoding ABC transporter ATP-binding protein, whose protein sequence is MLQIENLHVKIGETEVLKGLDLTIKDGETFILFGPNGSGKTSLLMTLMGFAGYEVTKGKIVYNGEDITSMSTDERARRGIGMSFQRPPTIHGLPTRKLVQLAARDPDADIEALAAKVNMTHLLDRDVNAGLSGGEIKRSELLMLMAQDPGLVLFDEPESGVDLENMALIGGAVREMLQGESKPRPDKTLQELKKAEATSGLIITHTGYILDYVNADRGQVLYNGVLCCEARPRDILEHIRNYGYQECVRCLEQSVPA, encoded by the coding sequence ATGCTGCAAATCGAGAATCTACACGTCAAAATCGGTGAGACCGAAGTCCTCAAGGGCCTCGATCTGACCATCAAAGACGGCGAGACCTTCATCCTCTTCGGACCCAACGGCTCCGGCAAGACCAGCCTGCTCATGACCCTCATGGGCTTCGCCGGGTACGAAGTCACCAAGGGCAAGATCGTCTACAACGGCGAGGACATCACCTCCATGTCCACGGACGAGCGCGCCAGGCGGGGCATCGGCATGTCCTTCCAGCGCCCGCCCACCATTCATGGTTTGCCCACCCGCAAGCTGGTGCAACTGGCCGCACGCGACCCGGACGCGGACATCGAGGCCTTGGCGGCCAAGGTGAACATGACCCACCTGCTGGACCGCGACGTCAACGCCGGGCTCTCCGGCGGCGAGATCAAGCGCAGCGAGCTGCTTATGCTCATGGCGCAGGACCCCGGCCTGGTGCTCTTCGACGAGCCCGAGTCCGGCGTGGACCTGGAGAACATGGCCCTCATCGGCGGCGCTGTGCGGGAGATGCTCCAGGGCGAGTCCAAGCCCCGCCCGGACAAGACCCTGCAGGAGCTGAAGAAGGCCGAGGCGACTTCCGGCCTGATCATCACCCACACCGGCTACATCCTGGACTACGTCAACGCCGACCGGGGCCAGGTGCTTTACAACGGCGTGCTGTGCTGCGAGGCCCGCCCCCGCGACATTCTGGAGCACATCCGCAATTACGGATACCAGGAATGCGTCCGTTGCCTGGAACAGTCCGTCCCCGCATAA
- a CDS encoding SufB/SufD family protein: protein MKEVDLKQYEFTGHESGLLQDLRTLDEEDREQLIMSGVDVEEAGRSGSFLHMDHSGAYSKSLHEGVEVLDIKDALKLYDGLPEYFWKLVPRDKDEYTKQADEVLHGGYFIRAKKGVKVPEPVQSCLFIKSNKAGQSVHNIIIVEEDAELHIITGCAVSKHTHDSVHIGISEFYVKKGGKLTFTMVHNWGESVSVVPRSAGVVEEGGQFLNNYVLLKPVKYLQMYPSIRLAGADSLARFNSVIVAPHGSHLDMGNRVVMDAPDTRCEIVARTITTGGHIINRGHIQGNHVPARGHLECKGLILGEGVIHAIPELEGTVEGVELSHEAAVGKIAQEEIEYLMARGLDEEEATSTIVRGFLNVDIMGLPDKLNAAINQTIEESEKDMF from the coding sequence ATGAAGGAAGTCGACCTCAAACAATACGAGTTCACGGGCCACGAATCCGGCCTGCTGCAGGATCTGCGCACCCTCGATGAGGAAGACCGCGAGCAGCTCATCATGAGCGGCGTGGATGTGGAGGAGGCGGGCCGTTCCGGTTCCTTCCTGCACATGGACCACTCCGGCGCCTACTCCAAGAGCCTGCACGAAGGCGTGGAGGTGCTGGACATCAAGGACGCCCTCAAGCTGTACGACGGCCTGCCGGAATACTTCTGGAAGCTGGTGCCCAGGGACAAGGACGAATACACCAAGCAGGCCGACGAGGTGCTGCACGGCGGCTACTTCATCCGCGCCAAGAAGGGCGTCAAGGTGCCCGAACCGGTGCAGTCCTGCCTCTTCATCAAGTCCAACAAGGCCGGGCAGAGCGTCCACAACATTATCATCGTGGAAGAGGACGCCGAACTGCACATCATCACCGGTTGCGCCGTGTCCAAGCACACCCACGACTCGGTGCACATCGGCATCTCCGAGTTCTACGTGAAAAAGGGCGGCAAGCTGACCTTCACCATGGTCCACAACTGGGGCGAAAGCGTCTCCGTGGTGCCCCGCTCCGCGGGTGTTGTGGAGGAGGGCGGCCAGTTCCTGAACAACTACGTGCTGCTCAAACCGGTCAAGTACCTGCAAATGTACCCTTCCATCCGGCTGGCGGGAGCGGACAGCCTGGCCCGCTTCAACTCCGTCATCGTGGCCCCGCACGGGTCGCACCTGGACATGGGCAACCGGGTCGTAATGGACGCCCCGGACACCCGCTGCGAGATCGTCGCCCGTACCATCACCACGGGCGGCCACATCATCAACCGCGGCCACATCCAGGGCAACCACGTTCCCGCCCGGGGCCACCTGGAGTGCAAGGGCCTTATCCTGGGCGAGGGCGTCATCCACGCCATCCCCGAACTGGAAGGCACCGTGGAGGGCGTCGAGCTCTCCCACGAGGCTGCCGTGGGCAAGATCGCCCAGGAGGAGATCGAGTATCTCATGGCCCGGGGCCTGGACGAGGAGGAGGCTACCTCCACCATCGTGCGCGGCTTCCTCAACGTGGACATCATGGGGCTGCCGGACAAGCTCAACGCGGCCATCAACCAGACCATCGAGGAATCCGAAAAGGACATGTTCTAA
- the hgcB gene encoding mercury methylation ferredoxin HgcB codes for MSELRYLENVVSLDLDREACIGCGMCLTVCPRGVFRLKDGKAEYADRDACIECGGCAQNCPVEAIAVKPGAGCATLILNGWLGRSTKDCC; via the coding sequence ATGAGCGAATTGCGCTATCTGGAAAACGTGGTCAGCCTGGATTTGGACCGCGAGGCGTGCATCGGCTGCGGCATGTGTTTGACCGTCTGTCCGCGCGGAGTCTTTCGCCTGAAGGACGGCAAGGCGGAATACGCCGACCGCGACGCCTGCATCGAATGCGGCGGCTGCGCCCAAAACTGTCCGGTGGAGGCCATCGCGGTCAAGCCGGGCGCGGGCTGCGCCACCCTTATCCTCAACGGCTGGCTGGGCCGTTCCACCAAGGACTGCTGCTGA
- a CDS encoding PaaI family thioesterase, protein MSRYQPIPNILADFPDCNCFACSPTHEWGFRLRFFHDTDTGEVVSTLDAAKEAMAGFPGVLHGGFQTMLLDEVMFWAALHASERFVVTGSLNVRFRRAVRTGQPIECRARADKVGARVVACSGRLLQNGREVAGGEGKFVTPDEKTFRESLGLDEVPESFRRYLR, encoded by the coding sequence ATGAGCCGTTACCAGCCTATCCCCAACATTCTGGCCGATTTTCCGGACTGCAACTGCTTCGCCTGCTCGCCCACCCACGAGTGGGGCTTCCGCCTGCGCTTCTTCCACGACACCGATACAGGCGAGGTGGTGTCCACTCTGGACGCGGCCAAGGAGGCCATGGCCGGATTTCCCGGCGTGCTGCACGGCGGCTTCCAGACCATGTTGCTGGACGAAGTCATGTTCTGGGCGGCATTGCACGCCTCGGAGCGGTTCGTGGTCACAGGGTCGCTCAACGTCCGTTTTCGCCGCGCGGTGCGCACCGGCCAGCCCATCGAGTGCCGGGCCAGGGCGGACAAGGTGGGCGCGCGGGTGGTGGCCTGTTCCGGGCGGCTGCTGCAGAACGGCCGGGAAGTCGCCGGAGGGGAGGGCAAGTTCGTCACCCCGGACGAAAAAACCTTCCGCGAATCCCTGGGATTGGACGAGGTGCCCGAGAGCTTTCGCCGCTACCTGCGCTGA
- the carB gene encoding carbamoyl-phosphate synthase large subunit, whose product MPKRDDIKKILIIGSGPIIIGQACEFDYSGVQAVKALKEEGYEVVLVNSNPATIMTDPELADRTYVEPITPEVVIKIIEAERPDALLPTLGGQTGLNTALAVAESGKLEELGVELIGASQEAIRKAESREEFRDAMHSIGLRLPHSGFARNMDEVRQLGREIDFPVIIRPAYTLGGTGGGVAYNMEDLEEIGRGGLDASMKHEVMVEESILGWKEYELEVMRDKNGSCVIICSIENLDPMGVHTGDSITVAPAQTLTDVEYQEMRNAAIAIMNEIGVDTGGSNCQFAVNPENGDMVVIEMNPRVSRSSALASKATGFPIAKIAAKLAVGYTLDEIPNDITRETMASFEPTIDYCVVKLPRFTFEKFPGAKDELTTAMRSVGETMAIGRTFKEALQKGLRGLEIGAIGLGKDFAEPDCDMETLRARMRRPHSRRIFDIRTAMRCGLSLEEIFRDTAVDPWFLRQIKEIVDMEEELREFGLSENLSPENPALAPMLHKAKANGFSDRQLATLWKWNRHDLRRLRQKLGVEPTFYLVDTCAAEFEAYTPYYYSTYESGREIDPMAGRKVMILGGGPNRIGQGIEFDYCCCHCSFSLREMGVGSIMVNSNPETVSTDYDTSDRLFFEPLTFEDVMNIIDLEQPEGVVVQFGGQTPLNLAVPLMRAGVPILGTSPDSIDRAEDRERFQSLLNKLNLKQPANGIAKSEAEAIRIAGDIGYPVVVRPSYVLGGRAMMIVYDDAELDNYFREAAFVSPEHPILIDKFLESAIEVDVDALSDGEDTFVGGIMEHIEEAGIHSGDSACVIPAHTIGEEVEEEIRRQTKALAVELNVVGLMNIQFAVRDGEIYILEVNPRASRTVPFVSKATGVPLAKLATRVMLGEKLAELDPWSMRKTGHVSVKEAVFPFNRFPGVDVLLGPEMRSTGEVMGMDDNFGLAYLKAQHAAGQKLPTSGTVFISVNDTDKEAVLEPARVFAELGFGITASRGTAAHLRKHGLECEEVLKVYEGRPHIVDAIKNRQIDLVINTVSGKKTIHDSKSLRQAALLYGIPYATTIAGARAMAHAVRARSHAGLGVQCLQEYYGE is encoded by the coding sequence ATGCCCAAACGCGACGACATCAAGAAGATCCTCATCATCGGCTCCGGCCCCATCATCATCGGCCAAGCCTGCGAGTTCGACTACTCCGGCGTGCAGGCCGTCAAAGCCCTCAAGGAAGAGGGCTACGAGGTGGTCCTGGTCAACTCCAATCCGGCCACCATCATGACCGATCCGGAACTGGCCGACCGCACCTACGTGGAGCCCATCACCCCCGAGGTGGTCATCAAGATCATCGAGGCAGAGCGGCCCGACGCCCTGCTGCCCACCCTGGGCGGGCAGACCGGCCTGAACACGGCCCTGGCCGTGGCCGAGAGCGGCAAGCTCGAGGAACTGGGCGTGGAGCTCATCGGCGCTTCCCAGGAGGCCATCCGCAAGGCCGAGTCCCGCGAGGAGTTCAGGGACGCCATGCACAGCATCGGCCTGCGCCTGCCCCATTCCGGCTTCGCGCGGAACATGGACGAGGTGCGCCAACTGGGCCGGGAGATCGACTTCCCCGTTATCATCCGCCCGGCCTACACACTGGGCGGCACAGGCGGCGGCGTGGCCTACAACATGGAGGACCTGGAGGAGATAGGCCGGGGCGGCCTGGATGCCTCCATGAAGCACGAGGTCATGGTCGAGGAGTCCATCCTGGGTTGGAAGGAGTACGAACTGGAGGTCATGCGGGACAAAAACGGCTCCTGCGTGATCATCTGCTCCATCGAGAACCTCGACCCCATGGGCGTGCACACCGGCGACTCCATCACCGTGGCCCCGGCGCAGACCCTCACCGACGTCGAGTACCAGGAGATGCGCAACGCGGCCATCGCCATCATGAACGAGATCGGCGTGGACACCGGCGGCTCCAACTGCCAGTTCGCGGTCAACCCGGAGAACGGCGACATGGTGGTCATCGAGATGAACCCCCGCGTCTCCCGTTCCTCCGCCCTGGCTTCCAAAGCCACCGGCTTCCCCATCGCCAAGATCGCAGCCAAGCTGGCCGTGGGCTACACCCTGGACGAGATCCCCAACGACATCACCCGCGAGACCATGGCCTCGTTCGAGCCGACCATCGACTACTGCGTGGTCAAGCTGCCCCGGTTCACTTTCGAGAAGTTCCCCGGGGCCAAGGACGAGCTGACCACGGCCATGCGCAGCGTGGGCGAGACCATGGCCATCGGCCGCACCTTCAAGGAGGCCCTGCAGAAGGGGCTGCGCGGCCTGGAGATCGGGGCCATCGGCCTGGGCAAGGATTTCGCCGAGCCCGACTGCGACATGGAAACCCTGCGCGCCCGCATGCGCCGTCCCCACTCCCGCCGGATCTTCGACATCCGCACGGCCATGCGCTGTGGCCTGAGCCTGGAGGAGATTTTCCGCGACACGGCCGTGGACCCCTGGTTCCTGCGCCAGATCAAGGAAATCGTGGACATGGAGGAGGAGCTGCGGGAGTTTGGCCTGTCCGAGAACCTCTCCCCGGAGAACCCCGCTCTGGCCCCAATGCTGCATAAGGCCAAGGCCAACGGCTTCTCCGACCGCCAGCTGGCCACCCTGTGGAAATGGAACCGCCATGACCTGCGCCGCCTGCGCCAGAAGCTCGGGGTGGAGCCCACCTTCTATCTTGTCGATACCTGCGCGGCCGAGTTCGAGGCCTATACCCCGTACTACTATTCCACCTATGAGTCCGGCCGGGAGATCGATCCCATGGCCGGCCGAAAGGTCATGATCCTGGGCGGCGGGCCCAACCGCATCGGCCAGGGCATCGAGTTCGACTACTGCTGCTGCCACTGCTCCTTCTCTCTGCGGGAGATGGGCGTGGGCTCCATCATGGTCAACTCCAACCCCGAGACCGTGTCCACCGACTACGACACCTCGGACCGCCTCTTCTTCGAGCCCCTGACCTTCGAGGACGTGATGAACATCATCGACCTCGAGCAGCCCGAAGGCGTGGTGGTGCAGTTCGGCGGGCAGACCCCGCTGAATCTGGCCGTGCCGCTCATGCGCGCCGGGGTGCCCATTCTGGGAACATCCCCGGATTCCATCGACCGCGCCGAGGACCGCGAGCGGTTCCAGAGCCTGCTCAACAAGCTGAACCTCAAGCAGCCCGCCAACGGTATCGCCAAGTCCGAGGCCGAGGCAATCCGCATCGCCGGGGACATCGGCTATCCCGTGGTGGTCCGCCCCTCCTACGTGCTGGGCGGCCGGGCCATGATGATCGTCTACGACGACGCCGAGCTGGACAACTACTTCCGCGAGGCCGCCTTCGTCTCGCCCGAGCACCCCATCCTCATCGACAAGTTCCTGGAGAGCGCCATTGAGGTTGACGTGGACGCCTTGTCCGACGGCGAGGACACCTTCGTGGGGGGCATCATGGAGCACATCGAGGAGGCGGGCATCCACTCCGGCGACTCCGCCTGCGTCATCCCCGCCCATACCATCGGCGAGGAGGTCGAGGAGGAGATCAGGCGGCAGACCAAGGCCCTGGCCGTGGAATTGAACGTCGTCGGCCTGATGAACATCCAGTTTGCCGTCAGGGACGGGGAAATCTACATCCTGGAGGTCAACCCCCGCGCCTCCCGCACCGTGCCCTTCGTCTCCAAGGCCACCGGCGTGCCCCTGGCCAAGCTGGCCACCCGGGTCATGCTGGGCGAGAAACTGGCCGAGCTGGACCCCTGGTCCATGCGCAAGACCGGCCACGTCTCGGTCAAGGAGGCGGTATTCCCCTTCAACCGCTTCCCCGGCGTGGATGTGCTCCTCGGCCCCGAGATGCGCTCCACCGGCGAGGTCATGGGCATGGACGACAACTTCGGCCTGGCCTACCTCAAGGCGCAGCACGCCGCGGGGCAGAAGCTGCCCACCTCGGGCACGGTCTTCATTTCGGTCAACGACACCGACAAGGAGGCCGTTCTGGAACCGGCCAGGGTATTCGCCGAGCTTGGCTTCGGCATAACCGCCAGCCGGGGCACGGCGGCGCACCTGCGCAAGCACGGCCTGGAATGCGAGGAAGTCCTCAAGGTCTACGAGGGCAGGCCGCACATCGTGGACGCCATCAAGAACCGCCAGATCGATCTGGTCATCAACACCGTCAGCGGCAAGAAGACCATTCACGACTCCAAGAGCCTGCGCCAGGCGGCCCTGCTGTACGGCATCCCGTACGCCACCACCATCGCCGGGGCGCGGGCCATGGCCCATGCCGTGCGGGCGCGCAGCCACGCCGGACTGGGCGTGCAGTGCCTGCAGGAGTACTACGGAGAGTAG
- the purF gene encoding amidophosphoribosyltransferase, with translation MSKKEYCGLFGIYNHEEAARLAYYGLYAQQHRGQESAGIVTWDGAKIREQKGMGLVPDIFTERHLGKELKGRIAVGHVRYSTTGASLIRNAQPFLVRIGDMQLAIAHNGNLVNTLELRRELEASGSIFQTTMDSEIFVHLIARNLTNGGLEEAVKKACAKVRGAYSLLILANDKLIAVKDPHGFRPLALGRVADAYVLASETCAFDLLEAEYLRPIDPGEMLVINGKCVESHRIAEKGDVRQCIFEQIYFARPDSRVFGEVVYDSRKRMGRELAREADVQGDFVMPFPDSGNFAALGYSQESGLPLELCMIRNHYVGRTFIQPSQSVRDFSTRIKINPVRPMIKGKRIVIVDDSIVRGTTIRTRVKKLRELGATEVHMRVSCPPIRFPCFYGIDFSSKGELIAANNTVREIAQFCGLDSLHYLTVDGLLNTVEHPDNYCLACFTGDYPIDIPSEACKGCLEDEVALSW, from the coding sequence ATGAGCAAAAAGGAATACTGCGGCCTCTTCGGCATTTACAACCACGAGGAAGCCGCCCGGCTGGCCTATTACGGCCTCTACGCCCAGCAGCACCGCGGGCAGGAGTCCGCGGGCATCGTCACCTGGGACGGCGCGAAGATCCGCGAGCAGAAAGGCATGGGCCTGGTGCCGGATATCTTCACCGAGCGGCACCTGGGCAAGGAGCTCAAGGGGCGCATCGCCGTGGGGCACGTGCGCTACTCCACCACCGGGGCCTCCCTCATCCGCAACGCCCAGCCGTTTCTGGTGCGCATCGGCGACATGCAGTTGGCCATCGCCCACAACGGCAACCTGGTGAACACGCTGGAACTGCGGCGGGAGCTCGAGGCTTCCGGCTCCATCTTCCAGACCACCATGGACTCGGAAATTTTCGTCCACCTCATCGCCCGCAACCTGACCAACGGTGGACTGGAGGAGGCGGTCAAGAAGGCCTGCGCCAAGGTGCGCGGGGCCTACTCCCTGCTCATCCTGGCCAATGACAAGCTCATCGCGGTCAAGGACCCCCACGGCTTTAGGCCCCTGGCCCTGGGTCGGGTGGCCGACGCCTACGTCCTGGCCTCCGAGACCTGCGCCTTCGACCTTCTGGAGGCCGAGTACCTGCGCCCCATCGATCCGGGCGAGATGCTGGTCATCAACGGCAAGTGCGTAGAATCCCACCGCATCGCGGAAAAGGGCGACGTGCGGCAGTGCATCTTCGAGCAGATCTACTTCGCCCGGCCGGATTCCAGGGTATTCGGGGAGGTGGTCTACGACAGCCGCAAGCGCATGGGCCGCGAGCTGGCCCGCGAGGCGGACGTGCAGGGCGATTTCGTCATGCCCTTCCCGGATTCGGGCAACTTCGCCGCCCTGGGCTACTCCCAGGAGTCCGGGCTGCCGCTGGAGCTTTGCATGATCCGCAACCACTACGTGGGCCGGACGTTCATCCAGCCTTCACAGTCGGTGCGCGACTTCTCCACCCGCATCAAGATCAATCCCGTGCGCCCCATGATCAAGGGCAAGCGCATCGTCATTGTGGACGACTCCATCGTGCGCGGCACCACCATCCGCACCCGCGTGAAGAAACTGCGCGAACTGGGCGCGACCGAGGTGCACATGCGCGTTTCCTGTCCGCCCATCCGCTTTCCCTGTTTCTACGGCATCGATTTCTCCTCCAAGGGCGAACTCATCGCGGCCAACAACACTGTCCGCGAGATCGCCCAGTTCTGCGGGCTGGATTCCCTGCATTACCTTACGGTGGACGGGCTGCTGAACACCGTGGAGCACCCGGACAACTATTGCCTGGCCTGCTTCACCGGCGACTACCCCATCGACATCCCCTCCGAGGCGTGCAAGGGCTGCCTGGAGGACGAAGTGGCCCTGTCCTGGTAG
- a CDS encoding KpsF/GutQ family sugar-phosphate isomerase, with product MDGSRDWTALGREVIDIEIDGLRRVRDRLGESFARAVEMLGDCPGRVVVTGIGKSGLVGRKIAATFSSTGTPATFLHPVEGAHGDLGMVRPGDVVLAISNSGETDELNAILPALRSLGANLVAMTGGNGSTLASMADLVLDCGVEREACPLGLAPTASTSAQLAVGDALAVCLIERGQFGEADFQRCHPGGALGRRLACRVEEIMQRENLPVVAPGTPVTRALEVMTSGGLGFVAVAEDGRLRGVLSDGDVRRLASSGLLDPARPVDDAMTADPKVLRVGQSAAQAMDLMESRQITVLPVLDGDGGLAGMVHLHDLLGKGRFKFAG from the coding sequence GTGGACGGCAGCCGAGACTGGACCGCCCTGGGCCGCGAGGTCATCGACATCGAGATCGACGGGTTGCGCCGGGTGCGCGACCGTTTGGGCGAGTCCTTCGCCCGGGCCGTGGAGATGCTGGGCGACTGCCCTGGCCGCGTGGTGGTCACGGGCATCGGCAAGTCCGGGCTGGTGGGGCGCAAGATCGCGGCCACCTTTTCCTCCACCGGAACCCCCGCGACCTTTCTTCACCCCGTGGAGGGCGCCCACGGCGACCTGGGCATGGTCCGCCCGGGCGACGTGGTGCTGGCCATCTCCAACTCCGGCGAAACCGACGAACTCAACGCCATCCTCCCCGCTCTGCGCAGCCTGGGGGCCAATCTGGTGGCCATGACCGGCGGCAACGGCTCCACCTTGGCCTCCATGGCCGACCTGGTGCTGGACTGCGGCGTGGAGCGCGAGGCCTGCCCGCTGGGGCTTGCGCCCACCGCCTCCACCTCCGCCCAACTGGCCGTGGGCGACGCCCTGGCCGTCTGCCTCATCGAACGGGGCCAGTTCGGCGAGGCGGACTTTCAGCGTTGCCACCCGGGCGGGGCGCTGGGCCGCAGGCTGGCCTGCCGGGTGGAGGAGATCATGCAGCGGGAGAACCTGCCGGTGGTCGCTCCCGGCACGCCCGTGACCAGGGCCCTGGAGGTTATGACCTCCGGCGGCCTGGGGTTCGTGGCCGTGGCCGAGGACGGGCGGCTGCGGGGTGTGCTCAGCGACGGCGATGTGCGGCGGCTGGCCTCTTCCGGCCTGCTGGACCCGGCCCGGCCGGTGGACGACGCCATGACCGCCGATCCCAAGGTGCTGCGCGTTGGGCAGTCCGCGGCCCAGGCCATGGACCTCATGGAGTCGCGCCAGATCACCGTGCTGCCCGTGCTGGACGGCGACGGCGGGCTGGCGGGCATGGTCCATCTGCACGACCTGCTGGGCAAGGGACGGTTCAAGTTTGCCGGTTAA